The Amycolatopsis mongoliensis genome includes a window with the following:
- a CDS encoding glutamate-1-semialdehyde 2,1-aminomutase: protein MGTNLPRSAEANERLHRVIPGGAHTYAKGSDQYPEGMAPVISHGLGGHVWDVDGNEYVEYGAGLRAVSLGHAHPRVLEAVRAELGKGSNFIRPSIIEAEAAERFLENVPTADMVKFTKNGSDATTAAVRLARAATGRKLVAKCADHAFFSTDDWFIGTTAMNAGIPDETTEATVSFPYGDLQAAEELLQRHEGEIACMILEPAAAVGPPPGYLQGLRELATRHGVVLIFDEMITGFRWSAHGAQGLYGVTPDLSTFGKALGNGFAVSALAGKRELMELGGLHTDRERVFLLSTTHGAETHSLAAAIAVMDVYRDEDVITRLHTLGDRLAAGVRDVAAGIGVGDHVVVRGRSSNLVFGTLDEQLKPSQPYRTLFLRELVGGGVLGPSFVVSAALTEADIDKTIDVVAQACMVYRKALDANDPTPWMGGRPVQPVFRKYA from the coding sequence ATGGGAACGAACTTGCCCCGCTCCGCGGAGGCGAACGAGCGGCTGCACCGGGTCATCCCGGGTGGTGCGCACACCTACGCCAAGGGCTCGGACCAGTATCCCGAAGGGATGGCTCCGGTCATCTCGCACGGTCTCGGCGGCCACGTCTGGGACGTCGACGGCAACGAGTACGTCGAGTACGGCGCCGGCCTGAGAGCGGTCAGTCTCGGCCACGCCCACCCGCGGGTCCTCGAGGCGGTCCGGGCCGAGCTCGGCAAGGGCAGCAACTTCATCCGCCCGTCGATCATCGAGGCCGAGGCCGCCGAGCGGTTCCTCGAGAACGTGCCGACGGCCGACATGGTGAAGTTCACCAAGAACGGCTCCGACGCCACGACCGCCGCGGTCCGGCTGGCCCGCGCCGCCACCGGCCGCAAGCTGGTCGCCAAGTGCGCCGACCACGCCTTCTTCTCGACCGACGACTGGTTCATCGGCACCACGGCGATGAACGCGGGCATCCCGGACGAGACGACGGAAGCGACGGTGTCCTTCCCGTACGGCGACCTGCAGGCCGCGGAGGAGCTGCTGCAACGCCACGAGGGCGAGATCGCGTGCATGATCCTGGAGCCGGCCGCCGCGGTCGGCCCGCCGCCGGGGTACCTGCAGGGCCTGCGGGAGCTCGCCACGCGCCACGGCGTCGTGCTGATCTTCGACGAGATGATCACCGGTTTCCGCTGGTCCGCCCACGGCGCGCAGGGCCTCTACGGCGTGACGCCGGACCTCTCGACGTTCGGCAAGGCCCTCGGCAACGGCTTCGCCGTGTCCGCGCTCGCGGGCAAGCGGGAGCTGATGGAGCTCGGCGGGCTGCACACCGACCGGGAACGGGTGTTCCTGCTCTCGACCACGCACGGCGCCGAGACCCACTCCCTCGCCGCCGCGATCGCGGTGATGGACGTCTACCGCGACGAGGACGTCATCACCCGGCTGCACACCCTCGGCGACCGGCTCGCCGCCGGCGTCCGCGACGTGGCGGCCGGGATCGGCGTCGGGGACCACGTGGTCGTCCGCGGACGCTCCAGCAACCTGGTCTTCGGCACCCTCGACGAGCAGCTCAAGCCGTCCCAGCCGTACCGGACGCTGTTCCTGCGCGAGCTGGTGGGCGGCGGGGTGCTCGGACCGTCCTTCGTGGTCAGTGCCGCGCTCACCGAGGCCGACATCGACAAGACGATCGACGTGGTCGCCCAGGCCTGCATGGTCTACCGCAAGGCCCTCGACGCCAACGACCCGACGCCGTGGATGGGCGGGCGCCCGGTGCAGCCCGTGTTCCGCAAGTACGCCTGA
- a CDS encoding right-handed parallel beta-helix repeat-containing protein — MGRSRPVLVAACSLLIAVACPAIARAADGPGPVCDHQPAEHEEAPPGAVPVDPGVDGDLSAKTAANPPGTTFWLRPGTHTLGTDQYGQVAPKDGDVYLGAPGAVVDGRGVNHAAFTQRARDVELHGLTIRGFAALQDQGVVNHDSGDGWLIENTTIEDNAGAGLMAGARQVVRHSCLRNNGQYGLNAYQPGDGITGLVLDGNEITGNNTGDWEAKVPGCGCSGGAKFWAVNGADITGNWVHGNHGAGLWADTNNNDFLVEGNLFEANDAEALFYETSYNLVLRANTFRGNTLVQGRAFASRGDNFPAATVYLSESGGEARVPARTAAVDISGNTFEDNWAGITLWENADRFCTSPANTSSGYCTKVASTSSCAAGTIATPPAYDDCRWKTQRVEIHGNTFRFDPGRVGCTSLCGRMALLSNYGTFPDWSPYKGTVVEEAITFRQGNRWHDNSYSGPWAFVVHDTSRTVDAAGWRAAPYSQDECSSFDGGTAGC, encoded by the coding sequence ATGGGCAGATCTCGTCCGGTTCTCGTCGCTGCTTGCTCGCTCCTGATCGCCGTGGCCTGCCCGGCGATCGCGCGGGCCGCCGACGGGCCCGGGCCGGTGTGCGACCACCAGCCCGCGGAGCACGAGGAAGCGCCTCCCGGGGCCGTCCCCGTCGATCCGGGCGTCGACGGGGACCTCTCGGCCAAGACGGCGGCGAACCCGCCCGGCACGACGTTCTGGCTCCGCCCCGGCACCCACACGCTCGGCACCGACCAGTACGGCCAGGTCGCCCCGAAGGACGGCGACGTGTACCTCGGCGCGCCGGGCGCGGTCGTCGACGGCCGCGGCGTCAACCACGCGGCGTTCACCCAGCGGGCCCGTGACGTCGAACTCCACGGGCTCACGATCCGCGGGTTCGCCGCGCTCCAGGACCAGGGCGTGGTGAACCACGACTCCGGCGACGGCTGGCTCATCGAGAACACGACCATCGAGGACAACGCCGGCGCGGGGCTGATGGCCGGCGCGCGCCAGGTCGTCCGGCACAGCTGCCTGCGGAACAACGGCCAGTACGGGCTCAACGCGTACCAGCCCGGTGACGGCATCACCGGGCTCGTGCTGGACGGCAACGAGATCACCGGCAACAACACCGGTGACTGGGAGGCCAAGGTGCCGGGCTGCGGGTGCAGCGGCGGCGCCAAGTTCTGGGCCGTGAACGGCGCCGACATCACCGGCAACTGGGTCCACGGCAACCACGGCGCCGGCCTGTGGGCCGACACGAACAACAACGACTTCCTCGTCGAGGGCAACCTGTTCGAAGCCAACGACGCCGAGGCGCTGTTCTACGAGACCAGCTACAACCTCGTGCTGCGCGCCAACACGTTCCGCGGCAACACCCTGGTGCAGGGCCGTGCGTTCGCGTCGCGCGGCGACAACTTCCCGGCAGCGACGGTGTACCTGTCGGAGTCGGGCGGCGAGGCGCGTGTGCCGGCGCGCACGGCGGCCGTCGACATCAGCGGGAACACGTTCGAGGACAACTGGGCCGGGATCACGTTGTGGGAGAACGCCGACCGCTTCTGCACCAGCCCGGCGAACACGTCTTCGGGCTACTGCACCAAGGTGGCCTCGACGTCTTCGTGCGCGGCCGGCACGATCGCGACTCCCCCGGCGTACGACGACTGCCGCTGGAAGACCCAGCGCGTGGAGATCCACGGGAACACCTTCCGGTTCGATCCCGGGCGGGTCGGCTGCACGAGCCTCTGCGGGCGGATGGCACTCCTGTCGAACTACGGGACCTTCCCGGACTGGTCCCCTTACAAGGGAACCGTCGTGGAGGAGGCGATCACCTTCCGGCAGGGCAACCGGTGGCACGACAACTCCTACTCCGGGCCGTGGGCCTTCGTCGTGCATGACACCTCCAGGACGGTCGACGCTGCGGGTTGGCGGGCTGCGCCCTACTCGCAGGACGAGTGTTCTTCGTTCGACGGTGGCACCGCCGGCTGCTGA
- a CDS encoding HAD family hydrolase: protein MSAIPAPLDRDAIDVVLFDAMGVLYSSADDVGDLLVPYLRTHGCVLRREEIAQLHQECSLGKMSSADFWATAGAAGASDEEYCRNHRLTEGVVAVLAELDTTGVRLGCLSNDVSEWSKLLRERFGLGEYLTDWFVSGDLGVRKPAPEAFTILSRRLDVAPNRILLIDDRAENVSAARAAGLQALQYGTARLSTMDALRKELRPW from the coding sequence ATGTCCGCCATCCCCGCACCCCTCGACCGCGACGCGATCGACGTCGTCCTGTTCGACGCGATGGGCGTCCTCTACTCCTCCGCCGATGATGTCGGCGACCTGCTCGTGCCCTATCTCCGCACCCACGGCTGCGTGCTGCGCAGGGAGGAAATCGCCCAGCTGCACCAGGAATGCAGCCTCGGCAAGATGTCCTCCGCGGACTTCTGGGCGACGGCCGGCGCGGCCGGCGCATCGGACGAGGAGTACTGCCGGAACCACCGCCTGACCGAAGGCGTGGTCGCGGTCCTCGCCGAACTCGACACCACCGGCGTGCGGCTCGGTTGCCTGAGCAACGACGTCAGCGAGTGGTCGAAGCTCCTGCGCGAACGCTTCGGCCTCGGCGAGTACCTGACGGACTGGTTCGTCAGCGGCGACCTCGGAGTGCGCAAGCCGGCTCCCGAAGCGTTCACGATCCTGAGCCGGCGCCTCGACGTGGCACCGAACCGGATCCTGCTCATCGACGACCGTGCGGAAAACGTCTCGGCCGCGCGCGCCGCCGGACTGCAGGCACTGCAGTACGGCACGGCCCGACTGTCCACAATGGACGCCTTGCGGAAGGAGCTCAGACCGTGGTGA
- a CDS encoding maleylpyruvate isomerase family mycothiol-dependent enzyme: MIQDLIAAERRELAAVLDELAPAAWESPTLCAGWRVPEVVAHMTMPFRFSTGRFVRELVKSAGRFNRMADRVARQEGAELSREALIASLRDNADHPWQPPGGGPEGALSHDVIHGLDITTALGLDRRVPPERLEVVLGGVKPKQVKYFGTDLTGVCLRADDLDWSYGTGTPLTGLAQDLLLVLCNRCLPAGRLRGEPSARFTTV; the protein is encoded by the coding sequence ATGATCCAAGACCTGATCGCCGCCGAACGGCGGGAGCTGGCCGCCGTGCTCGATGAGCTGGCACCGGCTGCCTGGGAGTCGCCGACCTTGTGTGCCGGTTGGCGGGTACCCGAGGTGGTGGCCCATATGACGATGCCCTTCCGGTTCTCTACCGGGCGGTTCGTGCGCGAGCTGGTGAAGTCCGCGGGCCGCTTCAACCGGATGGCCGATCGGGTGGCTCGCCAGGAAGGCGCCGAGCTCTCCCGGGAGGCCTTGATCGCCTCGCTGCGCGACAACGCCGACCACCCGTGGCAGCCGCCCGGTGGTGGACCGGAGGGGGCGCTGAGCCACGACGTGATCCACGGCCTCGACATCACGACCGCGCTCGGGCTGGATCGCCGCGTGCCCCCGGAACGGCTGGAAGTGGTTCTCGGTGGGGTCAAGCCGAAGCAGGTGAAGTACTTCGGCACCGACCTGACCGGCGTCTGCCTGCGTGCCGACGACCTCGACTGGTCGTACGGCACCGGGACTCCGCTCACCGGCCTGGCCCAGGACCTGCTGCTGGTTCTCTGCAACCGGTGTCTGCCGGCGGGACGTCTTCGGGGAGAGCCGAGCGCGCGCTTCACCACGGTCTGA
- a CDS encoding phosphatase PAP2 family protein encodes MRQQVRTAPAALPAVLRAPLAMMAALATAVLVALGILHFHDSGLTGLDAAVLPSIDGVRPPWRYVALVFDFGGEPLGSTILVAVIAAVCFLVHRIRAAVVTVLGVVVTVAVTTVLKPIVGRTIHGEFLSYPSGHTAMATALALVIALVLADRLGLGRAAAVVVVLGLALVAGVAMGWAEVALGAHYPTDAVGGFCAALAVVPATAWLVDRVAARL; translated from the coding sequence GTGAGGCAGCAGGTCCGGACGGCACCCGCGGCCCTCCCGGCCGTGTTGCGCGCCCCCCTGGCCATGATGGCCGCCCTGGCGACGGCGGTGCTGGTCGCGCTGGGCATCTTGCACTTCCACGACTCGGGGTTGACGGGGCTCGACGCGGCGGTGCTCCCGTCGATCGACGGGGTCCGGCCGCCGTGGCGCTACGTGGCCCTGGTCTTCGACTTCGGCGGCGAGCCGCTGGGGTCGACGATCCTGGTCGCGGTGATCGCGGCGGTGTGCTTCCTGGTCCACCGCATCCGCGCGGCCGTGGTGACGGTGCTCGGCGTGGTGGTCACGGTGGCGGTGACGACGGTGCTGAAGCCGATCGTCGGCCGCACCATCCATGGCGAGTTCCTTTCTTATCCGAGTGGTCATACGGCTATGGCCACCGCGCTGGCGTTGGTGATCGCGCTGGTGCTGGCCGACCGGCTGGGTCTCGGCCGGGCGGCCGCGGTGGTCGTGGTCCTGGGACTGGCTCTGGTGGCCGGGGTGGCGATGGGATGGGCCGAGGTGGCCCTGGGTGCGCACTACCCGACGGACGCTGTGGGTGGGTTCTGTGCCGCGCTGGCTGTGGTCCCGGCAACGGCATGGCTGGTGGATCGCGTGGCCGCGCGGTTGTGA
- a CDS encoding glycosyltransferase produces the protein MKVLVVHNRYRSEQPSGENNVVDAEVTLLAEGGHQVSLFERRSDDIASMPLPRKAAVPLAVPWNPAVRRELAARLRVSRPDVVHIHNTFPLLSPSVVAACADAGVPAVATLHNYGMVCPPGTLHRDGHICTECVGGSPLPAVKHGCYRDSRVATLPMAASTAANRRRWWTGVARFFCISAAQRDLLVSAGMPGERMAVKHNFVTDPGVRRTGDGKHVLFLGRVTEEKGVGLLMRAWDLLGGDLGVPLVIAGTGPMQDEVATWAAGRADVSYVGLQNKAECRALTADAVAVVAPSTWLEAFGLVVVEAMAAGVPTVAASHGAFPELVEDGVTGFLHQPNDPASLADRLRAVAGDCNREMGDAARVRYEKDFTPEVGLDRLIAGYEAAIEARG, from the coding sequence GTGAAGGTGCTCGTGGTGCACAACCGGTACCGGTCCGAGCAGCCGAGCGGCGAGAACAACGTCGTCGACGCCGAAGTGACGCTGCTCGCCGAGGGCGGGCACCAGGTGTCGCTGTTCGAACGCCGCAGTGATGACATCGCGTCCATGCCGCTCCCTCGCAAGGCCGCGGTGCCGCTGGCGGTGCCGTGGAACCCGGCGGTGCGGAGGGAGCTCGCCGCCCGGCTGCGCGTGTCCCGCCCGGACGTCGTGCACATCCACAACACGTTCCCGCTGCTGTCGCCGTCGGTGGTCGCGGCGTGCGCGGACGCGGGGGTGCCCGCGGTCGCGACGCTGCACAACTACGGGATGGTCTGCCCACCCGGCACGCTCCACCGCGACGGCCACATCTGCACCGAGTGCGTCGGCGGCTCACCCCTGCCGGCGGTGAAGCACGGCTGCTACCGCGATTCGCGCGTGGCGACGCTCCCGATGGCGGCGAGCACGGCCGCGAACCGGCGCCGGTGGTGGACGGGCGTCGCGCGGTTCTTCTGCATTTCGGCGGCTCAACGTGACCTCCTGGTGTCGGCCGGGATGCCCGGCGAGCGGATGGCGGTGAAGCACAACTTCGTCACCGACCCCGGCGTCCGCCGCACCGGCGACGGCAAGCACGTGCTGTTCCTCGGCCGCGTCACCGAGGAAAAGGGGGTCGGCCTGCTGATGCGGGCGTGGGACCTCCTCGGCGGCGACCTGGGTGTCCCGCTGGTCATCGCCGGTACGGGTCCGATGCAGGACGAGGTCGCGACCTGGGCGGCCGGCCGCGCTGACGTCTCGTACGTCGGCCTGCAGAACAAGGCGGAGTGCCGGGCGCTGACGGCCGACGCGGTGGCAGTGGTGGCGCCGTCGACGTGGCTGGAGGCGTTCGGCCTGGTGGTCGTCGAGGCGATGGCCGCCGGGGTGCCGACGGTGGCGGCGTCGCACGGCGCCTTCCCGGAGCTGGTGGAAGACGGCGTCACCGGCTTCCTGCACCAGCCGAACGACCCGGCTTCGCTCGCGGACCGGCTGCGGGCGGTGGCCGGCGACTGCAACCGCGAGATGGGCGACGCGGCTCGAGTCCGGTACGAGAAGGACTTCACGCCGGAGGTCGGGCTCGACCGGTTGATCGCCGGATACGAGGCGGCGATCGAGGCGCGCGGGTGA
- a CDS encoding O-antigen ligase domain-containing protein, producing MAVHTGIAGIRGDAAAEPASATPKWAGLAWALLIINTLGSTGAKTVIPLPRSVSQLVTMGALMTAFVIALVLNKHLRIRPSAYLLLLTLLLVSSILSSADLQEGAGALFRCFRLTVFISTLWLLTRWWDGGFSFVRSHIRTYTVVLASVAIGLVISPGNAMPEEYGGRLSGAIWPLTPPQIGQYAAVIAGLTLLLWFGRRTTWRNAMVIVVPVLGLLVLTHTRTATLGLVAGLAVAFLSMLLTSARARKVFAWTVGIGGVAGVVLAGALQAWFLRGQSADNFSSLTGRAKVWDALLEAPRTTAEYIFGVGLTDKSYDGLPIDNSWLAIYHEQGFVGIGLVAGFLLTLVVVAVLRPPSLARACAIFLITYCISASYTEAGLGDASPYLLHLALAASLLVRGVPQSDEQAFIPAKGTGT from the coding sequence ATGGCGGTGCACACCGGCATCGCGGGCATCCGCGGCGACGCCGCGGCCGAGCCCGCGTCGGCGACGCCGAAGTGGGCGGGCCTGGCGTGGGCGCTGCTGATCATCAACACGCTCGGCTCGACCGGCGCGAAGACGGTCATCCCGCTGCCGCGGTCGGTCAGCCAGCTGGTCACCATGGGCGCGCTGATGACGGCGTTCGTGATCGCGCTGGTGCTGAACAAGCACCTGCGGATCCGGCCGAGCGCGTACCTGCTGCTGCTGACGCTGCTGCTGGTGTCGAGCATCCTGTCCAGCGCCGACCTGCAGGAGGGCGCCGGCGCGCTGTTCCGGTGCTTCCGGCTCACGGTGTTCATCTCCACGCTCTGGTTGCTGACCCGCTGGTGGGACGGCGGGTTCTCGTTCGTCCGCTCCCACATCCGCACGTACACCGTCGTGCTCGCGTCGGTGGCGATCGGCCTCGTGATCTCGCCCGGCAACGCGATGCCGGAGGAGTACGGCGGCCGGCTCTCGGGCGCGATCTGGCCGCTCACACCGCCGCAGATCGGCCAGTACGCGGCGGTCATCGCCGGGCTCACGCTCCTGCTCTGGTTCGGGCGCCGCACGACGTGGCGCAACGCGATGGTCATCGTGGTGCCGGTGCTGGGCCTGCTGGTGCTCACGCACACCCGCACGGCGACGCTCGGCCTCGTCGCCGGGCTCGCGGTGGCCTTCCTGTCGATGCTGCTGACCAGCGCCCGCGCCCGGAAGGTGTTCGCGTGGACGGTCGGCATCGGCGGGGTCGCCGGCGTGGTGCTGGCGGGCGCGCTGCAGGCGTGGTTCCTCCGCGGGCAGAGCGCGGACAACTTCTCCAGCCTGACCGGCCGCGCGAAGGTGTGGGACGCGCTGCTGGAGGCCCCGCGGACGACGGCGGAGTATATCTTCGGGGTCGGGCTGACGGACAAGTCGTACGACGGCCTGCCGATCGACAACAGCTGGCTCGCGATCTACCACGAGCAGGGCTTCGTCGGGATCGGGCTGGTGGCGGGGTTCCTCCTCACGTTGGTCGTGGTGGCCGTGCTGCGGCCGCCGTCGCTGGCTCGCGCGTGCGCGATCTTCCTGATCACCTACTGCATTTCGGCCTCCTACACCGAAGCCGGCCTCGGCGACGCGTCGCCGTACCTGCTGCACCTGGCCCTGGCCGCATCGCTGCTGGTCCGCGGGGTGCCGCAGTCCGACGAACAAGCATTCATCCCGGCGAAGGGGACAGGCACGTGA
- a CDS encoding right-handed parallel beta-helix repeat-containing protein encodes MTARRSRLRRAAPLLGVLLTVAACSSGPDTTGPAQATPAPSGSVAAVCDKEPAGPATAPAGAVVVDPAVPGDLAAKTRSAGPGTTFWLKPGKHILGDDKYDQVSPKDGDAYIGAPGAVVDGRKINQYAFTGHGANVKLTYLTVQGFAAPRDEGVVNHDSGDGWVIEHSTIQDNDGAGLMAGARQQVRGNCLRRNGQYGINAFSGATPITALVVEGNEIAGNNTGDWEAKVDGCGCTGGVKFWDVNGADVRGNWVHDNHGTGLWADTNNNDFLIEGNLIEDNDSAALIYEISYNAIIRDNTIRKNNWVDGRRYADKGDNFPTPAIYISESGGEPRIKARTAKIEISRNYLENNWSGITLWENADRYCNSPANTSSGDCTRLVPNVKTCADPAIASGPLLSDCRWKTQHVDIHDNKFVLDPAVVGCQASCGRMGLLSNFGSYPDWSPYKGDVVQEAITYKQDNRWHDNSYAGPWTFIAYTTDRILEVGEWEGSPYSQDTGSTYTAQAGG; translated from the coding sequence GTGACAGCCCGCCGCTCCCGACTCCGCCGTGCCGCCCCGCTGCTCGGCGTCCTCCTCACGGTCGCGGCGTGCTCCAGTGGCCCGGACACCACCGGCCCGGCCCAGGCGACCCCGGCGCCCAGCGGGTCGGTCGCGGCGGTCTGCGACAAGGAACCGGCCGGCCCGGCGACGGCCCCGGCGGGCGCGGTCGTCGTCGACCCGGCGGTGCCGGGCGACCTCGCTGCGAAGACGCGCTCGGCCGGCCCCGGCACGACCTTCTGGCTCAAGCCGGGCAAGCACATCCTCGGCGACGACAAGTACGACCAGGTCTCGCCCAAGGACGGCGACGCCTACATCGGTGCCCCCGGCGCGGTCGTCGACGGCCGGAAGATCAACCAGTACGCGTTCACCGGCCACGGGGCGAACGTGAAGCTCACCTACCTGACAGTGCAGGGCTTCGCCGCGCCCCGCGACGAAGGCGTGGTCAACCACGACTCCGGCGACGGCTGGGTGATCGAGCACTCGACCATCCAGGACAACGACGGCGCCGGCCTGATGGCGGGCGCGCGCCAGCAGGTGCGCGGCAACTGCCTGCGCCGCAACGGCCAGTACGGGATCAACGCCTTCTCCGGGGCCACCCCGATCACCGCGCTGGTCGTCGAGGGCAACGAGATCGCCGGCAACAACACCGGCGACTGGGAAGCGAAGGTCGACGGCTGCGGCTGCACCGGCGGCGTCAAGTTCTGGGACGTCAACGGCGCCGACGTGCGCGGCAACTGGGTGCACGACAATCACGGCACCGGGCTGTGGGCCGACACGAACAACAACGACTTCCTCATCGAGGGCAACCTCATCGAGGACAACGACAGCGCTGCGCTGATCTACGAGATCAGCTACAACGCGATCATCCGCGACAACACGATCCGCAAGAACAACTGGGTCGACGGCCGCAGGTACGCCGACAAGGGCGACAACTTCCCGACCCCGGCGATCTACATCTCCGAGTCCGGTGGCGAGCCGCGGATCAAGGCGCGGACGGCGAAGATCGAGATCTCCCGCAACTACCTGGAGAACAACTGGTCCGGGATCACGTTGTGGGAGAACGCCGACCGGTACTGCAACAGCCCGGCCAACACCTCGTCCGGGGACTGCACCCGGCTGGTGCCGAACGTCAAGACGTGCGCGGACCCGGCCATCGCGAGCGGGCCGCTGCTGAGCGACTGCCGCTGGAAGACCCAGCACGTCGACATCCACGACAACAAGTTCGTGCTGGACCCGGCCGTCGTCGGCTGCCAGGCGTCGTGCGGCCGGATGGGCCTGCTCTCGAACTTCGGCAGCTACCCGGACTGGTCGCCGTACAAGGGTGACGTGGTCCAGGAGGCGATCACGTACAAGCAGGACAACCGCTGGCACGACAACAGCTACGCCGGGCCGTGGACCTTCATCGCGTACACGACCGACCGCATCCTCGAGGTCGGCGAGTGGGAAGGCTCGCCGTACTCGCAGGACACCGGCAGCACGTACACCGCACAGGCCGGGGGCTGA
- a CDS encoding heparinase II/III family protein, whose product MMGPGWYLRRLSRMGPAEVVGRARHAVVQRQWRSALPTPPDWPSHPRFTAALPEGVLGKVSGEAVKRLLATADELMAGRAEYFGVVRSDLESPDWFLDPKTGRRAPSDVYAFDVPYRSEDTVGDIKQIWEPSRHQHLTVLAAAYALTGNSDYASRVAAHLRSWWAENPPLRGPHWVSGIELGIRLLSWVWTRRLLDGWAGAAELFEDNPDFQLQLWHHQNWLSTLRSHGSSANNHVIAEDAGLLAAACAFGWFPESPRWRTEAMRSLDIQLGRNTFDSGLNAELASEYHGLVLELGLAAAVEADAAGTPVPDSTWDVLLRMTDALASIVDNRLRPPRQGDADDGFGLIVDGLETDRWASLLATGEALFGRLDWWPPIPAEDVRTPLLASLASRTPRASGVRPGRRPAHLRDAGMTILRSGRIWARCDGGPHGFLSIAAHAHADALSVEVRHDGVDILADPGTFCYHGEPRWRSYFRSTLGHNTLELGGTDQSVSGGPFLWTRHAVTKVLDVRTPDEGPSRWTAAHDGYAPAVHRRTVELDGDVLKIVDEVLGDTGPAARLAFHLGPAVTVRLEGNVAHLSWPGTSTGSVAPVHTAVVELPPELSWTAHRGEIDPPLGWYSAGFGRKEPSTTLVGSGPAGLLATLLRFS is encoded by the coding sequence ATGATGGGACCCGGCTGGTACCTGCGCCGGCTGTCCCGGATGGGGCCGGCGGAGGTCGTCGGCCGTGCACGGCACGCCGTCGTCCAGCGGCAGTGGCGGAGCGCGCTGCCCACCCCGCCCGACTGGCCGTCGCACCCGCGCTTCACGGCCGCGCTGCCGGAAGGCGTGCTGGGCAAGGTGTCCGGTGAGGCCGTCAAGCGGCTGCTGGCCACCGCCGACGAGCTGATGGCCGGCCGCGCCGAGTACTTCGGCGTGGTCCGCTCGGACCTCGAGTCGCCGGACTGGTTCCTCGACCCGAAGACCGGCCGCCGCGCGCCTTCGGACGTGTACGCCTTCGACGTGCCGTACCGGTCGGAGGACACGGTCGGCGACATCAAGCAGATCTGGGAGCCGTCGCGCCACCAGCACCTGACCGTGCTGGCCGCGGCGTACGCCTTGACCGGGAATTCGGACTACGCCTCGCGCGTGGCCGCGCACCTCCGTTCGTGGTGGGCGGAGAACCCGCCGCTGCGGGGGCCGCACTGGGTGAGTGGCATCGAGCTGGGCATCCGCCTGCTGTCGTGGGTCTGGACGCGCCGCCTGCTCGACGGCTGGGCCGGTGCCGCGGAGTTGTTCGAGGACAACCCGGACTTCCAGCTCCAGCTGTGGCACCACCAGAACTGGCTTTCGACCCTGCGCAGCCACGGCTCGTCGGCGAACAACCACGTCATCGCCGAGGACGCCGGGCTGCTGGCCGCGGCGTGCGCGTTCGGCTGGTTCCCGGAGTCGCCGCGCTGGCGGACCGAGGCCATGCGGTCGCTGGACATCCAGCTCGGCCGCAACACCTTCGACTCGGGGCTGAACGCCGAACTGGCGTCCGAGTACCACGGCCTGGTGCTGGAGCTGGGGCTGGCCGCGGCGGTCGAGGCCGACGCGGCGGGCACGCCGGTACCGGATTCGACGTGGGACGTCTTGCTCCGGATGACCGACGCGCTGGCGTCCATTGTGGACAACCGGCTCCGGCCGCCGAGGCAGGGCGACGCCGACGACGGCTTCGGCCTGATCGTCGACGGTCTCGAGACCGACCGCTGGGCGTCGCTGCTGGCGACCGGCGAAGCGCTGTTCGGGCGCCTCGACTGGTGGCCGCCGATCCCGGCCGAGGACGTTCGCACGCCGCTGTTGGCTTCCCTCGCTTCGCGCACCCCGCGGGCCTCTGGTGTCCGCCCCGGCCGCCGTCCCGCGCACCTGCGGGACGCGGGCATGACGATCCTGCGGTCGGGCCGGATCTGGGCCCGCTGCGACGGCGGGCCGCACGGCTTCCTGTCGATCGCCGCGCACGCCCACGCGGACGCGCTGTCGGTGGAGGTCCGCCACGACGGTGTCGACATCCTGGCCGATCCGGGCACCTTCTGCTACCACGGCGAGCCGCGGTGGCGGTCGTACTTCCGGTCGACGCTCGGCCACAACACCCTCGAGCTGGGCGGGACCGACCAGTCGGTGTCCGGCGGCCCGTTCCTGTGGACGCGGCACGCGGTCACGAAGGTGCTCGACGTGCGCACGCCCGACGAAGGCCCCTCCCGCTGGACGGCGGCCCACGACGGGTACGCGCCCGCGGTCCACCGCCGCACGGTCGAGCTCGACGGAGACGTGCTCAAGATCGTCGACGAAGTGCTCGGCGACACCGGCCCGGCCGCGCGCCTGGCATTCCACCTCGGCCCGGCGGTCACCGTCCGGCTCGAGGGGAACGTCGCGCACCTGAGCTGGCCGGGCACCTCCACCGGCTCCGTGGCCCCGGTGCACACCGCCGTCGTGGAACTGCCGCCCGAGTTGTCGTGGACGGCCCACCGCGGTGAGATCGACCCGCCCCTCGGCTGGTACTCCGCGGGCTTCGGCCGCAAGGAGCCCTCGACCACCCTCGTCGGCTCCGGCCCCGCCGGACTCCTCGCCACCCTGCTCCGCTTCAGTTAG